Part of the Flavobacteriales bacterium genome is shown below.
CTCCGTCGAATAGTAAAGCTGGAATCTGAAAACAAATAGATTTACCACCTCCGGTAGGCATTAAGACTAGGGTGTCTTTTTGGGCTAATACATTGGCTATAATAGCCTCTTGTTGAGGTCTAAATTGGGAATAACCGAAATGTTGCTCTAGTACTTTTTGGGCTTGTTCAATCATAAATAAAATGGGGCTTTACTTTACGAAAGTAACAAAGTTTTATCAATGCTAAGAGTCTAAAAGAATAAATAGTTATTAATAAAATACTGAAGCTATTCACGTATTAAGTGATAGACCAGTACTTGGGTCAGTCTATTACCTTAGTACATTTTTCAGTGTTAAGCCATTGGCTCCAGTCATTATTATATCCATGAACTTTAGTTGTAGCTTTACCATTTTCATCAACTAAAGTATAACCAGAGTTGGCCCAATTAAAAATACCTCCATATACATTATAAACTTTTTTGAAACCTGCCTTTTGTAGCTGTTCTCCAACTTTTTCACTACGATATCCTATCGAACAATAGACATAAACAGGTAGGGTATGATCTAAGTTTTGTACTGAAGCCATATTAAAGTGATCATAACCAACTTTTATAGCTCCTTTGATATGACTCGTATTATATTCTTTAGTTTCTCTAGCGTCTAAGATAATAATAGCTGTGTTATTCATCATTCTATGGACTTGTTTTGGGGTTGCTAAAGGAACAGTTCCTTCAATATAACCGTTACACATAGCATCGAACCCTTGAGGGTTTTGAGCCCAAAGAAAAGTTGAAGTTAAAATAATAATAACTGTAAATAAAAACTGTTTCATAGCTGTAAAATTATCAAAATTTAGTCCAAAATAATTGTTTTATCTTTTGATTAGTGGTGACAAGTGTCACATCATTACAAAATTAACCAGATAAAAAAGAACTGTACAATTCTTTTTGATTAACTTAATCATCAAAAAAGAAGATGAACAATACATTGATTAATTATATTGAGTTTAAATCTACAGACTTGGAAGCAACTAGACAGTTTTATTCGCAATTGTTTGGTTGGGAGTTTAAAGCTTATGGAGACAGGTATATCGCTTTTTCAGGAGCGGGAATAGATGGAGGGTTTGAACTTACAGATGAAGAGATTCAAAACGGAGTACTTGTAGTCTTATATCACCGTAATTTAGAAGAAATTTTAGGGAAGCTAAAGCAATTAAAGACTGTCATAACTAGACCAATTTTTTCATTTCCTGGTGGTAGAAGATTGCAATTTTTGGATCCGTCTGGAAATGAATTAGCAATTTGGTCAGAATAATTATTTTAAAAACAAAAAGGCGATAGTTTAAACTATCGCCTTATTAGTTAAATTATAACCATTACTTATTCTCCTAAAAATGCATATCTGTAATCTGTAGGAGGAACAAATGTTTCTTTTATTGTTCGAGGAGATACCCAACGGATTAAGTTAAGGTATGATCCTGCTTTATCATTTGTACCAGATCCTCTAGCCCCACCAAATGGTTGTTGTCCTACAACAGCTCCAGTTGGTTTGTCATTGATATAGAAGTTTCCAGCTGCATTTACTAATGTTTTTGTTGCTTCATCAATAGCGTAACGATCTTGTGAGAAAATAGAGCCTGTTAAAGCGTATTCAGAAGTTTCATCTACTAGTTTTAATGTCTCAGAGAATTGATCTTTATCGTAAACGTAAATAGTTACTACAGGGCCAAAGATTTCTTCTTCCATTGTTCTGTAGTTAGGATTTGAGGTTACAACAACTGTTGGTTCGATAAAATATCCTTTAGATTTATCATATCCACCACCAATCAAGATCTCAGCATCTTTACTTTCTTTAATATAGTCAATGTATGAAGCGATTTTATCAAAAGCTCTTTCATCAATAACAGCAGTAATAAAGTTGTTGGTATCTCCAGGTGAACCCATTTTAAATGAAGCAACGTCTTCTTTTACAAATGCTAAAACTTCATCTGATAAATTAGAAGGTAAATAAACTCTTGATGCAGCAGAACATTTTTGACCTTGGAATTCAAAAGCTCCTCTACTAATAGCAGTTGCTACTTGTTTGGCATGAGAAGAGTGGTGAGCAACAATAAAGTCTTTTCCTCCTGTTTCTCCAACAATTCTTGGATAAGTTCTGTAGTTAGCTAAGTTAGCGCCAATTTCTTGCCACAGATGTCTGAAAACTCCTGTAGACCCTGTGAAGTGAAGTCCAGCAAAGTCTTTATGCTTAAAAACAATATCTCCAGCTACAGGTCCGTCTACTGTAATCATGTTGATTACTCCATCAGGAACACCAGCCTCTTTAAAAAGTTCCATAATAACTTGTGCGGAATATACTTGAGAATCTGCTGGTTTCCATACTACAGTATTTCCCATCATTGCAGCTGAAGCTGGAAGGTTAGCTGATATTGCGGTGAAATTAAAAGGAGTAATCGCAAATACAAAACCTTCCAAAGGTCTATACTCTAATCTATTCCAAATTCCATCAGAAGACTCTGGTTGTTCAGCATAGATTTGTTGCATATAGGCAACATTAAAACGTAAAAAGTCAATAAGTTCACATGCAGCATCAATTTCTGCTTGCATAACATTTTTAGATTGCGCCAACATCGTTGCAGCATTCATTTTGTCTCTAAAAGGTCCAGCCAATAAATCAGCAGCTTTTAAAAAGATTGCAGCTCTATGTTCCCAAGGTAGATTAGCCCAGTCCTCTTTAGCTGTTAAAGCAGCATCAATTGCATCGTGAACGTGTTGAGCAGTTCCATAATTAAAATGTCCCAAAACGTGTTGGTGATCATGTGGAGGACTCATTGGTTTTTTATCAGCTGTTCTAACCTCTTTTCCTCCAATATACATAGGTACATCAATAGGCTCTTGGTTAAACATTTCGTTATACTTAGCGATTAAAGACTCTTTTTCAGGAGTATTTGGGGCATAAGCATTAACTGGTTCATTTACCGGAAACGGTACATTATATATTGCTTTTGGCATTGTATATAGGTTTTAGTTTATTTATGAATTACAAATTTACAATTTATTTATTTTTTTAGAGGCATAAAAAAAGCGATTTTCCATGAGAAGAAAATCGCTTGAATATATTAGGTGTTGATTACACGATATTAATGATTAAGCATTACTGGCATCACAAGCATTAAGATATCTTCTCCCTCATCTTCTGGTTCTTCAGGTAGAAGAATTCCAGCTCTGTTAGGAGCACTTAGTTCTAATACGATTGATTCTGAGTCAATATTGTTTAACATTTCTAAAATAAAACGAGAGTTAAAACCAATTTCCATTTCATCACCTTCATAAGAACAAGCTAATCTTTCATTAGCAGCATTAGCAAAATC
Proteins encoded:
- a CDS encoding rhodanese-like domain-containing protein yields the protein MKQFLFTVIIILTSTFLWAQNPQGFDAMCNGYIEGTVPLATPKQVHRMMNNTAIIILDARETKEYNTSHIKGAIKVGYDHFNMASVQNLDHTLPVYVYCSIGYRSEKVGEQLQKAGFKKVYNVYGGIFNWANSGYTLVDENGKATTKVHGYNNDWSQWLNTEKCTKVID
- a CDS encoding VOC family protein yields the protein MNNTLINYIEFKSTDLEATRQFYSQLFGWEFKAYGDRYIAFSGAGIDGGFELTDEEIQNGVLVVLYHRNLEEILGKLKQLKTVITRPIFSFPGGRRLQFLDPSGNELAIWSE
- the pruA gene encoding L-glutamate gamma-semialdehyde dehydrogenase translates to MPKAIYNVPFPVNEPVNAYAPNTPEKESLIAKYNEMFNQEPIDVPMYIGGKEVRTADKKPMSPPHDHQHVLGHFNYGTAQHVHDAIDAALTAKEDWANLPWEHRAAIFLKAADLLAGPFRDKMNAATMLAQSKNVMQAEIDAACELIDFLRFNVAYMQQIYAEQPESSDGIWNRLEYRPLEGFVFAITPFNFTAISANLPASAAMMGNTVVWKPADSQVYSAQVIMELFKEAGVPDGVINMITVDGPVAGDIVFKHKDFAGLHFTGSTGVFRHLWQEIGANLANYRTYPRIVGETGGKDFIVAHHSSHAKQVATAISRGAFEFQGQKCSAASRVYLPSNLSDEVLAFVKEDVASFKMGSPGDTNNFITAVIDERAFDKIASYIDYIKESKDAEILIGGGYDKSKGYFIEPTVVVTSNPNYRTMEEEIFGPVVTIYVYDKDQFSETLKLVDETSEYALTGSIFSQDRYAIDEATKTLVNAAGNFYINDKPTGAVVGQQPFGGARGSGTNDKAGSYLNLIRWVSPRTIKETFVPPTDYRYAFLGE